The sequence TTGTCGCGTTCGACCCCCACGACTTGTGCATGACCACGCAAGACGCGTCATGACGACGTGCTGACGATGCTTGCAGGAAGTCTCGCGCAAGCGGATTCAGGTCATGCCCTGCCGCCTGCGGCGCCCCAGGGAAGAGAGAGTTCGAGAGTCAAGCGCAGACAACACCGCGCTCACCATTCGCGAAATCTGATTCGACATACGGGAAGGAGTTACACCATGGCTATGCAAAAGATCGGCGATCACACCACTTCCGCGACCGGTGCCAACACCGACCAGCTGAAGGAAGATCTGCGCCATCTGTCCCAGACCGTCGAGGAACTGCTGCACGCCTCGGCTGAAGATTCCCGCGAGAGCATGAAGGAAGCCCGCGCCCGCGCCCAGACTCGCCTGGAAGCCACCCGCGCCCGCCTCAGCGCCCAGGGCGATCGCCTCGCCGCCGGCGCGCGCGAATCCGTGGACTGCGCTGATCGCTACGTGCACGACAACCCGTGGACCAGTGTCGGTATCGGCGCGGCCGCCGGTGTCGTCGTCGGCATGCTGCTTGGCCGTCGCTGATGCAGGAGCAAGGGCCGGTTGAACGCGTACTTGGCGCCATCCGACGTCTGACTGCGAGTCTGGTCGAGAGTGGCGAGACGCGCTTGCGTCTCGCCGTGCTGGAGCTCGAGGAAGAGCGCGAACGGCTGTTCGTGATGCTGCTGCTGTCGGGTATCGCCCTGATGCTGATCTGCTTCGGCATCGGTCTGGCGATCCTGCTGGTGGTCGTGGCCTTCTGGGATACCCATCGCCTGCTGGCCATCGCCCTGAGCGGCGGCATCCTGCTGACTCTGGGGGGATTGATCGCCTGGCGCGTCAAGGTGATCGCTTCCCAGCGCAGCCTGCTGCGCTCCACGCTCAGCAACCTGAGCCGTGACAGCGACAGCCTCAAGGATGTGCGGGCCGACGCACTGGAACGCCAGCGCCAACGCGAAAACCATTGATGCCCCGCCTGCCAGTGTCTGCCAAGGAGGCGAGATGAGTTCTTCCAGACAGTCCCTCACGCGACGCGACCCCACGCTGCCCCCGGTACAGGGGAACCGGCGTGGGCGTGCACATCCGCGTGATGTCCGGCGTGCGGAACTCGAGGCACGCATCAGTCAGCAGCGTCTCGATGTCAGCCATGCGATGCACGATCTCAAGGAAGCCACCGCCCCCATCGACCGTGGCTGGGCCAAGGTCCAGCAATACCGCGGCCCGCTGGTACTGGTGGGCGGCCTGATCGCGGCGCGGGGCGGGTTCCGGCCAAAGAAGGGCCTGAGCCTGCTCAAGCGCGGGTTGATGGGCTGGGTGATGATTCGCCGTCTGAGAATACTGCTCGACAAATGATCACGGTATTACAGCGAAAGCCCCGCCACCTGACATTCAGGTGGCGGGGCTTTTTTCGTCTCTGCAGCGTGCAGCTCCGTGACTCCTGCCACGATCAGGCGCTGCGGCTGTCACGCTTGAGCAGATACACGCCCAGATAGAGCACCGCGAAGATCAGCCCCAGCACGGCGGCGGCGCCGAAGACATTGCTGCCGTCACCGGGCAGGAACTCCAGGAAGGACGTCAGGAACTGTCCCAGGAAGATCGCCATCGTCAGGTAGGAGAGATTGCGACCGCGCACCGAGGTGTGGCTGCGCTCCACCGTCATGTGGTTGAGCAAGGGGATCGAGAAGCCGAAGCCCATGCCGGACAACACGGCACCGACGCTCATCAGCGTCATGTTCTCGGCCTGCTGGAAGAGGAACAGGCTGCCGGCATAGAGCAGGAAGGCCAGCACCAGCGTCGGCATCTCACCCAGGGCACGCGACACCTTCGGCATCAGCATCGCCGCGACCACCGCGACCAGCGAAATGCCCGCCAGGAAGATACCGGTGGCCGCTTCATCCAGCCCCAGCAGATTCAAGCGCATCGGCAGCATGACGATGGCGGTGAAGAACAGCGTCAACGAGATGGCCGCGGCCAGGTAGACGCTGATCAGCGAGGAGGACAAGGCCTCACCGCCGGCATTTCCGCTCTCCTCGGCAGGCGCTTCAGGCGACTGTTTCGGCACCATCATCCACAGCATGGCCAGCAGTACCCAGGCCAGCAGATAGAGGGCGAAGGGCCACTGCCAGGCGATACCCGCCAGCACACCACTGACGAACAGGAAGATCACCCCGCCAAGCTCGATGGACATGCCCTGCTGGGCGATCATCGCCAGACGCGCATGGCCGTGATACCACTCGGAGATCAGCGTGGTGCCGCCCGCCATCACCACGGCGGTCACGCCGCCGAGCAGGATGCGATCGGCAAACACGACGACGGTGCCTTCCAGCAGTGCGCCGCCCGCGCCCAGCACGCCATACAGGAACAGCCCGCCCACCAGCGAGCGATAGGCACCGACACGATCGATCATGCGCCCGGCGATGGGCGCGAACAGCACCGCGCCCAGCGATGGCAGGGTAATCAGCCAGCTGGCATGGCTCTCCACCTCAAGCGCCGAGGCGATGCTCAGAAGCCCCGGCGCGACCACGGTGCCCACCATGATGGTCAGACAGGCAATGGCCAGCAGCGTAAAACGGCCGCCGGCAGAAAGCGGTTGTGAGGGTCCGCACGTATCCTGCGCGGCCACTCCACTCGTTGATGTCGTCATATTGGCTCCACTCGAATTCAGAACCCTCCTGTCAGCCGCTACGCGCCCCGCCTGCTCGCGTGCTTGCTTGCGTGCTTGCGTGCTTGCGAGGCAAGGCCAGCGGCAAGCAGCCAGAGACAGGAGGCAAGGCGAGACGGCAGAGACTGACGAAGGGAGGTTTGGCAGGCCTTCAGACTAGCGAGTGCAGGCTTATAATAGAAATGACAATACTTGATATGACTTATACTGACTAGACATCAATCAACCACGAGGGCCGGCATGGAACTCCGCACACTGAAAACCTTCGTCTCGGTGGCGACGCACAGAAGCTTCTCGGCCGCCGCCCGCGAGCTGCATACCGTGCAACCCGCCATCAGCCGCCAGATCGCCGATCTCGAAGCCGAGTTGGGCGTCAGCCTGCTATGGCGCAATACGCGGGAAGTGAAGGTGACGGCACCGGGGGAGGCGTTGCTGGAAGAAGCGCAGCGCATGCTGGCGCTGGAGGCGCAGGCACGCAAGCGCGTGGCGATGGCTGCCAGCGGCCAGACCGGCACACTGCGCATCGGCTACATGAGCTCGGCCTGCGCAAGCTTCGTGCCCGGACTGATGCGCGACTTCGCCAGCGACCATCCCGAGGTCAGCCTGTCATTGCATGAGATGAGCGCCCAGCAGCAGTTGGATGCCTTCGCGCGTGACGAAATCGACATCGGGCTGTCGCGCCCGCTTCCCAGCGAGCAGCGTGACAGCCTGACCGCCCTGGCGGTCTACGAGGATAGGCTGA comes from bacterium Scap17 and encodes:
- a CDS encoding MFS transporter; translation: MTTSTSGVAAQDTCGPSQPLSAGGRFTLLAIACLTIMVGTVVAPGLLSIASALEVESHASWLITLPSLGAVLFAPIAGRMIDRVGAYRSLVGGLFLYGVLGAGGALLEGTVVVFADRILLGGVTAVVMAGGTTLISEWYHGHARLAMIAQQGMSIELGGVIFLFVSGVLAGIAWQWPFALYLLAWVLLAMLWMMVPKQSPEAPAEESGNAGGEALSSSLISVYLAAAISLTLFFTAIVMLPMRLNLLGLDEAATGIFLAGISLVAVVAAMLMPKVSRALGEMPTLVLAFLLYAGSLFLFQQAENMTLMSVGAVLSGMGFGFSIPLLNHMTVERSHTSVRGRNLSYLTMAIFLGQFLTSFLEFLPGDGSNVFGAAAVLGLIFAVLYLGVYLLKRDSRSA
- a CDS encoding DUF883 family protein, yielding MAMQKIGDHTTSATGANTDQLKEDLRHLSQTVEELLHASAEDSRESMKEARARAQTRLEATRARLSAQGDRLAAGARESVDCADRYVHDNPWTSVGIGAAAGVVVGMLLGRR
- a CDS encoding LysR family transcriptional regulator; the encoded protein is MELRTLKTFVSVATHRSFSAAARELHTVQPAISRQIADLEAELGVSLLWRNTREVKVTAPGEALLEEAQRMLALEAQARKRVAMAASGQTGTLRIGYMSSACASFVPGLMRDFASDHPEVSLSLHEMSAQQQLDAFARDEIDIGLSRPLPSEQRDSLTALAVYEDRLMAVVPEGHRLAHRKRLALSELAQEDFVLFQRGQATGLFDQIISACGDAGFSPRIQRQPALMQTLLSEVAAGLGVAIAPGCIRRLQRDGCQFIPLRPALGAVPLELHYPTTPARPVIEAFVALVEQRLPAIRQQMA